The sequence below is a genomic window from Corynebacterium afermentans subsp. afermentans.
GGAGTGGGGGGATGCGGATGCGCAGCTTGTGGATGACATGTCCCGCGTCTACGTCGCCGGCATGCAGCGCCTCATTGAGCAGTGCGTCCGCGAAGGTTGCTCTTCAGAGGAGATCGGCCGTCGCGCCGAAGCCGTGCGCCGTGTGCTCATTCGTGAGTAGCCTGGCTGCATGTGTGAGGTACCGGAGGTCGTCGCAAAGCTAAAAGCCCTCTACGAGAAGTCGTGTGAAATCGCGCGCTCGGGGGAGTTCGACCGCTACGGGGAGGTGCGGTACCCCAAACTCACGGTGGAGGTGGAGCGGTGGCGGCCGATCGACCGGTCTGAGCCCTTCGGCTACGTCGACGAGGCCGGCACCTACTCCGCAGTCATCTCGCGCCCGGACCTCATGGAGCCGTACCTGACGGCCCAGCTTGAGGCGCTGACCTCCAACTATCCATGTTCGGTGGAGGTCGGGTACTCCGATGTGGCGATCCCGCCCGCCTACATCAAAGGCATGCCGCCTATCGACGAAACCGCAAACCTGCCGCGCCCCACCCTGGATGAGGTGCACGACGCGATTGTCGACGGCCACTGGGACGCCTTCAACGGCGCCGAGAAACCGCTGTTCCACTTCGGGCCGCAGCGCTTCGACCTCGCACTGGCAAGGTTAGAGCACTACACCGGCATCGAAGCCGACTCGCTGCAGCGCTTCATCCTGTTCACGAACTACGCCATGCACGTGACCGAGTTTGTGAAGTTCGGGCTGCGCGAGCTGTCTCATCCTGACTCGCGCTACACGCGCCTGGTGCTGCCGAGCGGGGAGACCGTGTCCGACACCGTGGCGCTGGAGGACCTGGAGCTGGAGTCGAAATTCCAGATGCCGCGCTACGACCTGGTCACCGAAAACGGCGACGGCATCACCATGATCAACATCGGTGTCGGGCCGTCGAACGCGAAGACCATCACCGACTCGCTTGCGGTGCTGCGGCCTGAGGCGTGGATCATGATCGGCCACTGCGCCGGCCTGGACGCCCGCATGCGCATCGGTGATCTGATTTTGGGCAACGCGTACGAGCGCCACGACCACGTGCTCGACGACTACCTGCGCCGCGAACTGCCCATTCCCGCCGTGCCGGAGATCCAGCGCACGCTGGAAAAGGCGGTGTCCAAGGTCTACGGATCGGACGCGTCGCTCATGCGCACCGGCACAGTGTTGAGCACCGGCGATCGGAACTGGGAGTGGAAGGACCCGCGCGACCTGTGGGAATGGCTGCGCGGCTCCACCGCGGCGGCCGTGGACATGGAGTCGTGCACCATCGCCGCGAACGGGTACCGCTACCGCGTGCCCTACGGCACCCTGCTGGCGGTGTCCGACCTGCCGCTGCACGCCGTGCCGAAGCTGCCCGCCGGCGCCCAGGCGTTCTACTCCAACTCGAAGGAAGCGCACGTCATGTGCGCCGTCCGGGCCGTGGAGAAGCTCGCGCGGCATCCGGAGCGGCTGCGCACGCGCAAACTGCGCCGCGCGATCGGCGAGGTGCCGTTTAGGTAGGGCCTACCAGCGGGATTCGTCGAGGATCTTCTCGCGCTTCGCCACCACCGTCGCCACCACGGACTGGCCGGTGACGTTGACTGCGGTGCGGCCCATGTCCACGATCGGGTCCACCGCCAGCAGCAGGCCCACGCCGGCGAGCGGCAGGCCCAGGGTGGACAGGGTCAGGGTGAGCATGACGGTTGCGCCGGTGGTGCCGGCGGTGGCCGCGGACCCCAGCACGGACACGATCACGATGAGCACGTAGTCCGAGATGGACAGGTCGATGCCGTAGAACTGCGCCACGAACAGGGCGGCGATGGCGGGGTAGATGGAGGCGCAGCCGTCCATCTTGGTGGTTGCGCCGAGCGGGATGGCAAAGGAGGCGTACTCGCTGGGCACGCCCATAGCTTCCTCGGTGGTGCGCTGGGTCACCGGCATCACGCCCATAGAAGAACGCGTGGCGAAGCCCAGCGTGGTCACGGGCCACACGCGGCGGAAGAACTCCAGCACCGGGATGCGGTGCGCGGCCAAAACAACGGGGTAGAGCACGAAGATCACCAGCGCCAGGCCGATGTAGATGGCCAGCACGAACTTGCCCAGCGAGCCGAGCGCGTCCCAGCCGTAGGACGCCACCGCGTTGCCGATCAGGGCGGCGGTGCCGATCGGGGCGAGGCGGATGATCCACCACAGCACCTCCTGGACCACCTTGAGCAGGGAGCCGGAGAACTCGATGAACGGCTCGGCGGCCTTGCCCACGCGCACCGCGGCGATGCCGAGCAGCAGCGAGACCACCAGGATCTGCAGGACGTTGAACTTCACGGACTCGCCGGACACACCCAGGCCGAGGATGTTGGAGGGCACCACGGAGTTCAAAAAGCCCATCCACGAGCCTGTCGACGTCGGCTCCGCCGCCGTGCCCGCATCCACCGAGGTGTTCGCGCCGGGCTTGATCACCAGGCCGACGAGGATGCCGATGACCACGGAGAAGAACGCGGTAATGGCGAACCACACCAGGGTCTGCACGGCCAGGCGCGCGGCGTTGGTGACCTGGCGCAGGTTGGCAATGGAAGTGACCACCGCGGTGAACACGAGCGGCGGGATCAGCAGTTTCAGTAGCTGGACGTAGGTTGATCCGACCCAGTCCAGGGTGTCGGCCAGCGGCTGGATGTCCACGGCGATGAAGCCGAGGATGAGGCCGATGATCAGGCCGTAGATAACTTGTGCGCCGAAGCTAGTTGCCCACTTAGGCACGAGCGGCTCCTTCTAGACAGAATTGTTCATTTATGTGATAAAGACGTGGATAAACTACTCCTTCAGTCCGAAAATGTAAACCACACAAATAGACAACACGGTCTGTTCCGGGCCCAGGGGATAGACTCCCCAGACGATGGACCCCCACTTCGACGACCCAGCTATCGCCATGGCGCACCGCTCCGCCGTGCGCTCCATCGAGCGGGTCGTCACCGAAACCACCGCGCCCACCCCGAACGCCAAAGCCAAGATCCTCGACCAACTAGCAAACCCAAAAACCCTGGTCATCACCGGCGCTGGCATCTCCACCGATTCGG
It includes:
- the amn gene encoding AMP nucleosidase, with the protein product MCEVPEVVAKLKALYEKSCEIARSGEFDRYGEVRYPKLTVEVERWRPIDRSEPFGYVDEAGTYSAVISRPDLMEPYLTAQLEALTSNYPCSVEVGYSDVAIPPAYIKGMPPIDETANLPRPTLDEVHDAIVDGHWDAFNGAEKPLFHFGPQRFDLALARLEHYTGIEADSLQRFILFTNYAMHVTEFVKFGLRELSHPDSRYTRLVLPSGETVSDTVALEDLELESKFQMPRYDLVTENGDGITMINIGVGPSNAKTITDSLAVLRPEAWIMIGHCAGLDARMRIGDLILGNAYERHDHVLDDYLRRELPIPAVPEIQRTLEKAVSKVYGSDASLMRTGTVLSTGDRNWEWKDPRDLWEWLRGSTAAAVDMESCTIAANGYRYRVPYGTLLAVSDLPLHAVPKLPAGAQAFYSNSKEAHVMCAVRAVEKLARHPERLRTRKLRRAIGEVPFR
- a CDS encoding dicarboxylate/amino acid:cation symporter; this translates as MPKWATSFGAQVIYGLIIGLILGFIAVDIQPLADTLDWVGSTYVQLLKLLIPPLVFTAVVTSIANLRQVTNAARLAVQTLVWFAITAFFSVVIGILVGLVIKPGANTSVDAGTAAEPTSTGSWMGFLNSVVPSNILGLGVSGESVKFNVLQILVVSLLLGIAAVRVGKAAEPFIEFSGSLLKVVQEVLWWIIRLAPIGTAALIGNAVASYGWDALGSLGKFVLAIYIGLALVIFVLYPVVLAAHRIPVLEFFRRVWPVTTLGFATRSSMGVMPVTQRTTEEAMGVPSEYASFAIPLGATTKMDGCASIYPAIAALFVAQFYGIDLSISDYVLIVIVSVLGSAATAGTTGATVMLTLTLSTLGLPLAGVGLLLAVDPIVDMGRTAVNVTGQSVVATVVAKREKILDESRW